The Drosophila biarmipes strain raj3 chromosome 2L, RU_DBia_V1.1, whole genome shotgun sequence genome has a window encoding:
- the LOC108034092 gene encoding LOW QUALITY PROTEIN: homer protein homolog 1 (The sequence of the model RefSeq protein was modified relative to this genomic sequence to represent the inferred CDS: substituted 1 base at 1 genomic stop codon) — MAADSEQPIFTCQAHVFHIDPKTKRTWITASMKAVNVSFFYDSSRNLYRIISVEGTKAVINSTITPNMTFTQTSQKFGQWSDVRANTVYGLGFASEAELTKFVEKFQEVKEATKNAMKSANGSNAVTPTTSANTSPISGRAVGSMQNDNTAIDPHTVEPPNMSNTNTQNANPDSPSHKLLNTSDVKPDIGSATPSPQPTSGGTAVGGVGGVTISSGGSIVGMHTGPGAGATAEQQLKYENERLKMALAQSCANAKKWEIELATLKNNNIRLTSALQESTANVDEWKRQLHTYKEENIRLKRDMEQLCVGGGGVPATGGGGAAEDELRREVATLKARTEQLQKELLQQEIELKSANLSLREKSNDQTLAKLSELNVVFAKQLSELYGVQKDMESVIQLAKCTXDTELAVIRKVSAQEQTTMINTTTTSSTTGSTTSKRYLSNFPTAEAESTLSNVTSIHTQLQSSLYETQNTAQLKAIDKHSALLQELHQRQAAPRRNSASAEAAAAAASGSGGAKTATILVSKSKTKTGLPLLLKNSINN, encoded by the exons ATGGCGGCGGATAG CGAACAACCGATTTTCACCTGCCAGGCGCACGTCTTCCACATTGACCCGAAGACGAAGCGCACCTGGATCACGGCCAGCATGAAGGCGGTCAACGTGAGCTTCTTCTACGACAGCTCGAGGAATCTGTACCGCATCATCAGCGTGGAGGGCACCAAGGCTGTGATAAACTCCACGATCACGCCCAACATGACCTTCACCCAGACCTCCCAGAAGTTCGGCCAGTGGAGCGATGTGCGGGCGAACACGGTGTACGGTTTGGGATTCGCCTCCGAGGCGGAATTGACAAAG TTCGTCGAAAAGTTCCAGGAGGTCAAGGAGGCCACCAAGAATGCCATGAAATCCGCTAACGGCTCCAATGCCGTTACACCCACCACCTCGGCCAACACGTCGCCCATTTCCGGGCGAGCAGTAGGCTCCATGCAGAACGACAACACAGCCATCGATCCGCACACCGTGGAGCCGCCCAACATGAGCAATACAAATACCCAGAATGCCAATCCGGATAGTCCCTCCCACAAGCTGCTTAATACCAGCGATGTCAAGCCGGACATCGGATCGGCCACGCCCTCGCCGCAGCCCACTTCGGGGGGAACTGCAGTCGGAGGCGTTGGCGGAGTAACCATCTCGTCGGGCGGAAGCATTGTGGGCATGCACACGGGGCCGGGAGCGGGCGCCACCGCTGAGCAGCAGCTAAAGTACGAAAACGAGCGCCTGAAAATGGCCTTGGCACAAAG CTGCGCCAATGCCAAGAAATGGGAAATCGAGCTGGCTACCTTGAAGAACAACAACATTCGCCTGACCAGTGCTCTGCAG GAATCCACTGCCAATGTGGACGAATGGAAGCGGCAGCTGCACACTTACAAGGAGGAAAATATTCGCCTAAAACGGGATATGGAGCAGCTTTGCGTGGGCGGAGGTGGGGTGCCTGCAACCGGCGGAGGAGGTGCCGCGGAAGACGAGTTACGACGCGAGGTAGCCACGCTTAAGGCGCGAACGGAACAACTGCAGAAGGAACTCTTGCAACAAGAAATTGAGCTGAAATCGGCCAACCTAAGTCTACGCGAAAAGTCCAATGATCAGACG CTTGCCAAGTTAAGCGAGTTAAACGTGGTGTTTGCCAAACAACTTTCGGAGCTGTATGGAGTGCAGAAGGATATGGAGAGTGTTATACAACTAGCCAAGTGCACTTGAGACACAGAGTTGGCGGTTATTCGAAAG GTTTCAGCGCAGGAACAGACTACAATGATCAACACTACAACGACATCATCGACAACAGGAAGCACGACTAGTAAACGTTATTTAAGCAACTTTCCAACGGCCGAGGCAGAGAGCACGCTCTCAAACGTCACCTCCATCCACACCCAGCTGCAGTCGTCGCTTTACGAGACTCAGAACACGGCCCAGCTGAAGGCCATAGACAAACACTCGGCCTTGCTCCAGGAGCTCCATCAGCGGCAGGCGGCACCCAGGCGCAATTCTGCCTCCGCTgaagcagctgctgcagctgcatccGGGTCTGGTGGGGCCAAAACAGCCACAATACTCGTATCCAaatcaaaaaccaaaaccgGGCTGCCCCTGTTGCTGAAGAATTCCATTAACAATTAG
- the LOC108034293 gene encoding protein Aatf has protein sequence MLRKSKKQRQTVAEKVSKLLAHPNESDSEEDSDFDVTTGPRLVDFEEEEYDLPDARSTDFRKRNVKLLSEQSDRYKGKISSRKELYEEDEDQELSYEESDEDEDDADLEDFKQKLKAGEADDSEEEAPGENGDVPDFNQKLLAGHFDDDEEDDNSDSEDSAEENSQESTGEDDEEDDDTGDEDAEEDTIKPSDVMSKTNHQAEIQKGLCVQNQLRVWERLLELRINTQKFTSKANQLPAPATLKKLGFENEELQSVLNEAQERSSKLLQQLLALQSALHQQNSEMRKSVKRKQLLEDSGPAAKRFGTVLQNNFQQMTGYRNEVLLKWDDRTKLLTPGAGIKRKSLQEDYDIIKKIDSALANREVLVEKSQTLKSNQADQQENEPVQRVKHIYDDSDFYHQQLRELIEYKASTSSNMSEITKQFVELQKLRQKMKKKVDTRASKGRKLRYVVHNKLINFMAPNENSDWTESSKSELYKSLFV, from the exons ATGCTGCGAAAATCGAAGAAACAGCGACAAACAGTGGCCGAAAAGGTCAGCAAACTTCTTGCCCATCCGAACGAGAGCGACAGCGAGGAGGACTCGGACTTCGACGTGACCACCGGACCCCGTCTGGTGGActtcgaggaggaggagtacGACCTGCCGGACGCGCGGAGCACCGACTTCAGGAAGAGGAATGTCAAGCTGCTCTCAGAGCAGAGTGATCGCTACAAGGGCAAGATCAGCAGCCGCAAGGAGCTGTACGAGGAGGATGAGGACCAGGAGTTGTCCTATGAGGAAAGCGATGAGGATGAAGATGATGCGGATTTGGAAGACTTTAAACAGAAGTTGAAGGCTGGAGAAGCCGATGATTCAGAGGAGGAAGCCCCTGGAGAAAATGGGGATGTGCCTGACTTCAATCAGAAATTGTTGGCTGGACAttttgatgatgatgaggaggATGATAACTCTGATTCCGAAGATTCCGCTGAGGAAAACAGCCAAGAAAGTACAGGAGAGGACGACGAAGAAGATGACGATACCGGCGATGAAGATGCAGAGGAAGACACCATCAAACCCTCGGATGTAATGTCCAAAACTAACCACCAGGCTGAAATCCAAAAAGGACTCTGCGTCCAAAACCAACTTCGCGTTTGGGAGCGACTTCTTGAGCTAAGGATCAACACCCAGAAGTTTACCAGCAAAGCAAACCAGCTGCCTGCACCGGCGACGCTAAAGAAACTGGGGTTCGAGAATGAGGAGCTGCAATCGGTCCTAAACGAGGCCCAGGAACGCTCCTCCAAGCTGCTGCAGCAACTGCTGGCCCTTCAGTCGGCTCTTCACCAGCAAAACTCGGAGATGCGGAAGTCGGTGAAGCGCAAGCAGCTTTTAGAGGATTCGGGTCCAGCCGCCAAAAGATTTGGCACTGTGTTGCAAAACAACTTCCAGCAGATGACCGGTTATCGCAATGAAGTCCTGCTTAAGTGGGATGACCGCACAAAGCTCCTGACCCCCGGAGCCGGTATCAAACGCAAGTCCCTGCAGGAGGACTACGACATCATCAAGAAGATAGACAGCGCTCTGGCCAACCGAGAAGTGCTTGTGGAGAAGTCGCAGACGCTAAAGAGCAATCAGGCGGATCAGCAGGAAAACGAACCGGTGCAGCGGGTGAAGCACATCTACGACGACAGCGATTTTTATCACCAGCAGCTTCGGGAGCTCATCGAGTACAAGGCCAGCACGTCGTCCAACATGAGTGAGATCACCAAGCAGTTCGTGGAGCTGCAGAAGCTGCGCCAGAAGATGAAGAAGAAAGTGGACACAAGGGCCAGCAAGGGGCGAAAGTTGCG ATACGTGGTGCACAACAAACTCATAAACTTTATGGCACCCAACGAAAACAGCGACTGGACGGAGAGCTCCAAGTCCGAGTTGTACAAATCGTTGTTTGTctag
- the LOC108034139 gene encoding gonadotropin-releasing hormone receptor isoform X1 has translation MADGPEESDHRSLSNWGNVSDTNGTIHLTKDMVFNDGHRLSITVYSILFVISTIGNSTVLYLLTKRHLRGPLRIDIMLMHLAIADLMVTLLLMPMEIVWAWTVQWLSTDLMCRLMSFFRVFGLYLSSYVMVCISLDRYFAILKPLKRSYNRGRIMLACAWLGSVLCSIPQAFLFHLEEHPKVPGYFQCVIFHSFRSDFEEKLYQVASMCSMYAFPLVMFIYCYGAIYLKIYRKSQRVLKDVIAERFRRSNDDVLSRAKKRTLKMTISIVIVFIICWTPYYTISMWYWMDKHSADKINPLVRKALFIFASTNSCMNPLVYGLYNIRGRMNNNNPSVNNRHTSLSNRLDSSNQLMQKQLTNNSLLNGKGQAVAAAVAATTKLVKVVDLRGTANSNGSAASAGNGVTVPRTPPPLTVSIAPLASDDEANDDSSLSAVTIRCQDPSRFRQNCGDSIEMTSVVK, from the exons ATGGCAGACGGTCCCGAAGAAAGTGATCATCGGAGTCTCAGTAATTGGGGTAATGTGAGCGATACGAATGGCACAATTCACCTGACCAAGGATATGGTTTTTAATGATGGCCATCGATTGTCCATTACAGTCTACAG CATTCTGTTTGTGATCTCAACAATTGGCAATAGCACCGTGCTATACCTGCTGACCAAGCGGCATCTACGAGGACCCTTGCGGATTGACATTATGTTAATGCACCTGGCCATCGCCGACTTAATGGTGACGTTACTCCTGATGCCAATGGAGATTGTTTGGGCCTGGACGGTGCAGTGGCTCTCCACCGATCTCATGTGCCGATTGATGAGCTTCTTCCGCGTTTTCGGTCTGTACTTGTCCAGCTACGTGATGGTCTGCATATCGCTAGACAG ATACTTCGCCATCCTGAAGCCACTGAAGCGGTCCTACAATCGGGGACGCATCATGTTGGCCTGTGCCTGGCTGGGCTCTGTCTTGTGCAGCATTCCCCAG GCCTTTCTCTTCCACCTGGAGGAGCATCCCAAAGTTCCAGGCTACTTTCAATGCGTCATCTTCCACTCGTTCAGGAGCGACTTTGAAGAGAAGCTCTACCAGGTTGCCTCGATGTGCAGCATGTACGCCTTTCCCCTGGTCATGTTCATCTATTGCTACGGGGCCATATACCTGAAGATCTACCGGAAGAGCCAGCGCGTTCTGAAGGACGTGATCGCCGAGCGATTCCGACGCTCCAACGACGACGTCCTCAGCAGGGCCAAAAAGCGCACTCTCAAGATGACCATCTCGATCGTGATCGTGTTCATCATTTGCTGGACCCCGTACTATACCATCTCCATGTGGTACTGGATGGACAAGCACTCCGCGGACAAGATCAACCCCCTGGTCCGGAAGGCTTTGTTCATCTTCGCCTCGACAAACTCCTGCATGAATCCCTTGGTCTACGGACTCTACAACATTCGCGGGCGTATGAACAACAATAATCCA TCGGTGAACAACAGGCACACTTCGCTCTCCAATCGCCTGGACTCCTCCAACCAGCTGATGCAGAAGCAGCTGACCAACAACTCGCTGCTCAATGGAAAGGGTcaggcggtggcggcggcagTGGCGGCTACTACAAAGTTGGTCAAAGTGGTGGATCTGAGGGGCACTGCCAACTCCAACGGATCTGCTGCATCAGCGGGAAACGGGGTCACCGTGCCCCGGACGCCTCCTCCGCTGACAGTATCCATTGCCCCGCTGGCCAGTGACGACGAGGCCAACGACGATTCCAGCCTCAGTGCGGTCACCATCAGGTGCCAGGATCCATCCAGGTTCCGCCAGAA CTGTGGCGACTCCATCGAAATGACCAGTGTGGTTAAGTAA
- the LOC108034139 gene encoding gonadotropin-releasing hormone receptor isoform X2: MADGPEESDHRSLSNWGNVSDTNGTIHLTKDMVFNDGHRLSITVYSILFVISTIGNSTVLYLLTKRHLRGPLRIDIMLMHLAIADLMVTLLLMPMEIVWAWTVQWLSTDLMCRLMSFFRVFGLYLSSYVMVCISLDRYFAILKPLKRSYNRGRIMLACAWLGSVLCSIPQAFLFHLEEHPKVPGYFQCVIFHSFRSDFEEKLYQVASMCSMYAFPLVMFIYCYGAIYLKIYRKSQRVLKDVIAERFRRSNDDVLSRAKKRTLKMTISIVIVFIICWTPYYTISMWYWMDKHSADKINPLVRKALFIFASTNSCMNPLVYGLYNIRGRMNNNNPSVNNRHTSLSNRLDSSNQLMQKQLTNNSLLNGKGQAVAAAVAATTKLVKVVDLRGTANSNGSAASAGNGVTVPRTPPPLTVSIAPLASDDEANDDSSLSAVTIRCQDPSRFRQK, translated from the exons ATGGCAGACGGTCCCGAAGAAAGTGATCATCGGAGTCTCAGTAATTGGGGTAATGTGAGCGATACGAATGGCACAATTCACCTGACCAAGGATATGGTTTTTAATGATGGCCATCGATTGTCCATTACAGTCTACAG CATTCTGTTTGTGATCTCAACAATTGGCAATAGCACCGTGCTATACCTGCTGACCAAGCGGCATCTACGAGGACCCTTGCGGATTGACATTATGTTAATGCACCTGGCCATCGCCGACTTAATGGTGACGTTACTCCTGATGCCAATGGAGATTGTTTGGGCCTGGACGGTGCAGTGGCTCTCCACCGATCTCATGTGCCGATTGATGAGCTTCTTCCGCGTTTTCGGTCTGTACTTGTCCAGCTACGTGATGGTCTGCATATCGCTAGACAG ATACTTCGCCATCCTGAAGCCACTGAAGCGGTCCTACAATCGGGGACGCATCATGTTGGCCTGTGCCTGGCTGGGCTCTGTCTTGTGCAGCATTCCCCAG GCCTTTCTCTTCCACCTGGAGGAGCATCCCAAAGTTCCAGGCTACTTTCAATGCGTCATCTTCCACTCGTTCAGGAGCGACTTTGAAGAGAAGCTCTACCAGGTTGCCTCGATGTGCAGCATGTACGCCTTTCCCCTGGTCATGTTCATCTATTGCTACGGGGCCATATACCTGAAGATCTACCGGAAGAGCCAGCGCGTTCTGAAGGACGTGATCGCCGAGCGATTCCGACGCTCCAACGACGACGTCCTCAGCAGGGCCAAAAAGCGCACTCTCAAGATGACCATCTCGATCGTGATCGTGTTCATCATTTGCTGGACCCCGTACTATACCATCTCCATGTGGTACTGGATGGACAAGCACTCCGCGGACAAGATCAACCCCCTGGTCCGGAAGGCTTTGTTCATCTTCGCCTCGACAAACTCCTGCATGAATCCCTTGGTCTACGGACTCTACAACATTCGCGGGCGTATGAACAACAATAATCCA TCGGTGAACAACAGGCACACTTCGCTCTCCAATCGCCTGGACTCCTCCAACCAGCTGATGCAGAAGCAGCTGACCAACAACTCGCTGCTCAATGGAAAGGGTcaggcggtggcggcggcagTGGCGGCTACTACAAAGTTGGTCAAAGTGGTGGATCTGAGGGGCACTGCCAACTCCAACGGATCTGCTGCATCAGCGGGAAACGGGGTCACCGTGCCCCGGACGCCTCCTCCGCTGACAGTATCCATTGCCCCGCTGGCCAGTGACGACGAGGCCAACGACGATTCCAGCCTCAGTGCGGTCACCATCAGGTGCCAGGATCCATCCAGGTTCCGCCAGAAGTAA